One window from the genome of Andrena cerasifolii isolate SP2316 chromosome 3, iyAndCera1_principal, whole genome shotgun sequence encodes:
- the LOC143366809 gene encoding anaphase-promoting complex subunit 4-like isoform X1 produces MAGSMRQLEERQLPAEVTRMQWSPKMDLLAIANVKGEVTLHRLTWQRVWLLSPQEESDTLVNLAWRPDGKLLAICYEISNLACLVDIENKNVIHKTKLNLHSGITCMMWLPLTNLENDNSSNKASMLPMGEYLPSLPSLNRSFGQEPEHKEFLSQTLDILFLGLEDGNVAMYVFGMFYCGTISIGHGRILEISGGFGKPMWITWKDSSGIKANRLWCPLLEQNTAFLKVAQAQANIEYLMDYLSRTLMAISEAWETILLEMDEKLARYAETNPPGGVAADFLELLMIGIPTQNLENFLLRDLTEKGLKKLGHSIEMCYSNIQKLVLKNLTSVGMALVYQLSEMRGMVRLGGPYELLGLTDESIITNALHASEGFLAKSSEIQQVIDHSMRDYKAFFRWLYVVILRLTGERIPSEVSRVSQQELTFIAEFLRGFDKTEPGVGGRKGVNLEKLGQYLRRENLQTCLTPEGSEWAAILDENHCLRDHPLIVKQDLNFSLLQSHAKLITAIHNVFGEAYQGLVNHFTISNISLTPSAPFTSSQIATNDDGLLVATCDVDHKVLRLFKVECSCTESGSLNFRSSTIDVDHRSESYSKAYMDGTVIDLQFYSQEYLSLLLLNKHTHGSFLIQLPLVQSRIFEHQDRNVISLTDLLGNSWPRPFQGITARRIAVSGARKVAAVLSESNRKIRLLETEVEPEDEEDEEDGINDSMLDTTHGEVTNSPQ; encoded by the exons ATGGCAGGCAGTATGAGGCAGCTGGAGGAACGGCAGCTTCCAGCTGAAGTAACGAGAATGCAATGGTCACCGAAAATGGACCTTTTAGCGATTGCTAATGTAAAag GAGAAGTCACGCTTCACAGGTTAACGTGGCAAAGGGTATGGTTATTAAGTCCTCAAGAGGAATCCGACACTTTAGTGAACCTAGCATGGAGACCGGATGGAAAGCTTCTGGCTATTTGTTACGAAATTTCCAACTTGGCGTGTCTTGTAGATATAGAGAATAAGAACGTGATTCATAAAACGAAGCTCAACTTGCATAGCGGAATTACTTGCATGATGTGGTTGCCATTGACGAATTTAGAAAATGATAATTCGAGTAACAAAGCGAGCATGCTACCAATGGGCGAATATCTTCCATCGTTGCCCAGTTTAAACAGAAGTTTCGGTCAGGAACCTGAGCACAAGGAGTTCCTGTCTCAAACATTAGATATACTTTTC CTTGGTTTAGAGGATGGAAACGTCGCGATGTATGTGTTCGGAATGTTCTACTGTGGCACAATTTCGATCGGGCATGGTCGAATATTGGAAATTAGCGGCGGGTTTGGTAAACCAATGTGGATCACATGGAAAGACAGCAGTGGCATTAAAGCAAACAGATTGTGGTGCCCACTGCTGGAACAGAACACTGCATTTTTAAAG GTAGCACAAGCTCAAGCTAATATAGAGTATTTGATGGATTATCTCTCGCGCACATTAATGGCAATCTCCGAAGCATGGGAAACAATTTTGTTGGAAATGGACGAGAAGCTCGCACGATACGCAGAGACAAATCCACCTGGTGGAGTCGCCGCAGATTTCCTGGAACTGTTAATGATTGGCATACCGACTCAGAATTTGGAGAATTTTCTATTGAGAGATTTGACTGAGAAGGGGTTGAAAAAATTGGGGCACAGTATCGAGATGTGCTACAGTAATATACAG AAATTAGTACTAAAAAATTTAACTAGCGTTGGGATGGCATTAGTGTATCAGTTATCTGAAATGAGAGGGATGGTGAGACTGGGTGGTCCGTACGAACTGTTAGGGCTCACCGATGAAAGTATCATAACTAATGCTCTTCATGCTTCCGAGGGTTTTCTAGCGAAATCTTCAGAAATTCAGCAAGTTATAGATCACAGTATGCGTGATTATAAAGCATTCTTTAG GTGGTTGTACGTGGTAATTCTGAGATTAACAGGCGAAAGGATACCATCTGAAGTCAGTCGCGTTAGTCAACAAGAATTGACATTTATTGCCGAGTTCCTGCGTGGTTTCGATAAAACCGAACCAGGCGTTGGAGGCAGGAAGGGAGTGAATTTAGAAAAACTGGGGCAATATTTACGACGTGAAAATTTACAAACATGTTTAACACCCGAAGGAAGCGAGTGGGCGGCTATACTCGATGAGAATCATTGTCTGCGCGATCATCCGCTTATCGTGAAACAAGATCTTAATTTCTCCTTATTGCAATCCCATGCAAAATTAATTACCGCTATACATAACGTTTTCGGCGAGGCTTATCAAGGCTTAGTTAATCATTTCACAATATCGAATATTTCGTTGACACCATCCGCGCCATTTACATCTTCTCAGATCGCAACGAACGATGATGGCTTACTGGTGGCTACTTGTGACGTAGATCACAAAGTGTTACGACTTTTTAAAGTTGAGTGTTCCTGTACAGAATCTGGCTCGCTCAACTTCAGATCGAGTACAATAGACGTGGATCACAGATCAG AATCTTATTCCAAAGCCTATATGGATGGTACTGTAATTGATCTACAGTTTTACTCCCAGGAGTACCTCAGTTTACTGTTACTCAACAAACATACCCACGGATCGTTTCTCATTCAGTTACCATTGGTCCAATCCCGAATCTTCGAACATCAAGATAGGAATGTAATTAGTTTAACCGATCTCTTGGGCAACAGTTGGCCACGCCCTTTTCAAGGTATTACTGCTAGACGAATAGCAGTTAGTGGTGCGCGGAAAGTAGCTGCTGTTTTAAGTGAAAGCAACAGGAAAATAAGATTACTGGAAACTGAAGTGGAGCCTGAAGAtgaggaagacgaagaagatGGAATTAACGACAGTATGTTGGACACTACGCACGGAGAAGTAACAAATAGTCCTCAGTGA
- the LOC143366809 gene encoding anaphase-promoting complex subunit 4-like isoform X2 produces MDYLSRTLMAISEAWETILLEMDEKLARYAETNPPGGVAADFLELLMIGIPTQNLENFLLRDLTEKGLKKLGHSIEMCYSNIQKLVLKNLTSVGMALVYQLSEMRGMVRLGGPYELLGLTDESIITNALHASEGFLAKSSEIQQVIDHSMRDYKAFFRWLYVVILRLTGERIPSEVSRVSQQELTFIAEFLRGFDKTEPGVGGRKGVNLEKLGQYLRRENLQTCLTPEGSEWAAILDENHCLRDHPLIVKQDLNFSLLQSHAKLITAIHNVFGEAYQGLVNHFTISNISLTPSAPFTSSQIATNDDGLLVATCDVDHKVLRLFKVECSCTESGSLNFRSSTIDVDHRSESYSKAYMDGTVIDLQFYSQEYLSLLLLNKHTHGSFLIQLPLVQSRIFEHQDRNVISLTDLLGNSWPRPFQGITARRIAVSGARKVAAVLSESNRKIRLLETEVEPEDEEDEEDGINDSMLDTTHGEVTNSPQ; encoded by the exons ATGGATTATCTCTCGCGCACATTAATGGCAATCTCCGAAGCATGGGAAACAATTTTGTTGGAAATGGACGAGAAGCTCGCACGATACGCAGAGACAAATCCACCTGGTGGAGTCGCCGCAGATTTCCTGGAACTGTTAATGATTGGCATACCGACTCAGAATTTGGAGAATTTTCTATTGAGAGATTTGACTGAGAAGGGGTTGAAAAAATTGGGGCACAGTATCGAGATGTGCTACAGTAATATACAG AAATTAGTACTAAAAAATTTAACTAGCGTTGGGATGGCATTAGTGTATCAGTTATCTGAAATGAGAGGGATGGTGAGACTGGGTGGTCCGTACGAACTGTTAGGGCTCACCGATGAAAGTATCATAACTAATGCTCTTCATGCTTCCGAGGGTTTTCTAGCGAAATCTTCAGAAATTCAGCAAGTTATAGATCACAGTATGCGTGATTATAAAGCATTCTTTAG GTGGTTGTACGTGGTAATTCTGAGATTAACAGGCGAAAGGATACCATCTGAAGTCAGTCGCGTTAGTCAACAAGAATTGACATTTATTGCCGAGTTCCTGCGTGGTTTCGATAAAACCGAACCAGGCGTTGGAGGCAGGAAGGGAGTGAATTTAGAAAAACTGGGGCAATATTTACGACGTGAAAATTTACAAACATGTTTAACACCCGAAGGAAGCGAGTGGGCGGCTATACTCGATGAGAATCATTGTCTGCGCGATCATCCGCTTATCGTGAAACAAGATCTTAATTTCTCCTTATTGCAATCCCATGCAAAATTAATTACCGCTATACATAACGTTTTCGGCGAGGCTTATCAAGGCTTAGTTAATCATTTCACAATATCGAATATTTCGTTGACACCATCCGCGCCATTTACATCTTCTCAGATCGCAACGAACGATGATGGCTTACTGGTGGCTACTTGTGACGTAGATCACAAAGTGTTACGACTTTTTAAAGTTGAGTGTTCCTGTACAGAATCTGGCTCGCTCAACTTCAGATCGAGTACAATAGACGTGGATCACAGATCAG AATCTTATTCCAAAGCCTATATGGATGGTACTGTAATTGATCTACAGTTTTACTCCCAGGAGTACCTCAGTTTACTGTTACTCAACAAACATACCCACGGATCGTTTCTCATTCAGTTACCATTGGTCCAATCCCGAATCTTCGAACATCAAGATAGGAATGTAATTAGTTTAACCGATCTCTTGGGCAACAGTTGGCCACGCCCTTTTCAAGGTATTACTGCTAGACGAATAGCAGTTAGTGGTGCGCGGAAAGTAGCTGCTGTTTTAAGTGAAAGCAACAGGAAAATAAGATTACTGGAAACTGAAGTGGAGCCTGAAGAtgaggaagacgaagaagatGGAATTAACGACAGTATGTTGGACACTACGCACGGAGAAGTAACAAATAGTCCTCAGTGA
- the LOC143366809 gene encoding anaphase-promoting complex subunit 4-like isoform X8, whose amino-acid sequence MAGSMRQLEERQLPAEVTRMQWSPKMDLLAIANVKGEVTLHRLTWQRVWLLSPQEESDTLVNLAWRPDGKLLAICYEISNLACLVDIENKNVIHKTKLNLHSGITCMMWLPLTNLENDNSSNKASMLPMGEYLPSLPSLNRSFGQEPEHKEFLSQTLDILFLGLEDGNVAMYVFGMFYCGTISIGHGRILEISGGFGKPMWITWKDSSGIKANRLWCPLLEQNTAFLKHKLKLI is encoded by the exons ATGGCAGGCAGTATGAGGCAGCTGGAGGAACGGCAGCTTCCAGCTGAAGTAACGAGAATGCAATGGTCACCGAAAATGGACCTTTTAGCGATTGCTAATGTAAAag GAGAAGTCACGCTTCACAGGTTAACGTGGCAAAGGGTATGGTTATTAAGTCCTCAAGAGGAATCCGACACTTTAGTGAACCTAGCATGGAGACCGGATGGAAAGCTTCTGGCTATTTGTTACGAAATTTCCAACTTGGCGTGTCTTGTAGATATAGAGAATAAGAACGTGATTCATAAAACGAAGCTCAACTTGCATAGCGGAATTACTTGCATGATGTGGTTGCCATTGACGAATTTAGAAAATGATAATTCGAGTAACAAAGCGAGCATGCTACCAATGGGCGAATATCTTCCATCGTTGCCCAGTTTAAACAGAAGTTTCGGTCAGGAACCTGAGCACAAGGAGTTCCTGTCTCAAACATTAGATATACTTTTC CTTGGTTTAGAGGATGGAAACGTCGCGATGTATGTGTTCGGAATGTTCTACTGTGGCACAATTTCGATCGGGCATGGTCGAATATTGGAAATTAGCGGCGGGTTTGGTAAACCAATGTGGATCACATGGAAAGACAGCAGTGGCATTAAAGCAAACAGATTGTGGTGCCCACTGCTGGAACAGAACACTGCATTTTTAAAG CACAAGCTCAAGCTAATATAG